GCATCGTGCTTATCTTTTTCCCCTTAATCCTGTCACTGAATTTTGTTGGCGGCCTTTGCTTTCCAGGCAAAGCTTGCTACCAAAGATGCAAGTCGTGAATATGTAGTGACAAATGGATATTGCTTGACTTTGCTGAATGAAACAACCTCCATATCTCATTAGATCTTCAGAGTGGTATGACTATCTGATTACTTCATTCTTATATCTTAAATATAGGATTCGTTACAACCATCTAGCAGCCCCTATAATTTTTAATGAGCCAAAGACCAGGTTGGCATGCAGGAAGAAACAAGCAGATTACATGGATCCTCTCCAAAATGCCTTTTAAGTAAGCTACTGTATATCTTCTTGACCCTTTTTTTCTTGGAACATAGTTTAATGAGTTGGATACTTAACATTCATTTTTATGTCTAACATTCATATAGTATATTTCGTGCTAATCATAATTTGTATAGTCAAATAATATATTCATCCGTATTTTATTGTTCCTGTAATGGTTTTCCTCTGGCATCTCCATATCAGAGTATTTTCGTGTCCAACAACTGCAGTTCAAACAAAGCTAATTAACCTCTCATCATAAGAAGAAGCCAAACGAATATAAAATTTCAAAGGTATTTTCATGTTCCCTTCTGTATTTTTTGTATCTGTAGCAGGTAGGTCATGCTCTTCATTTTCCTCTGGTGTTAAAGCGTAACTTAGAAATAGCTTCCACGGGTTATCTATGTCTCTACATATCTGAttattttctgttcttcttATCATTTGTCCACCTTCTTCACTTCAGCATACTACCATAataagaatgaatgaatgatactatttctaataaaaaaaaataacttcaCACAAATCTTTTTCATGGAATTGGAACTAATTCTTTTGTAGTTTCGATATCTGTAGGTAGGGCATGCTCTGCAAGTTGGTGGCTCGGTGCAATTAGAAGCTTCTATCAATGCCATTTAAGTCGCCATTGAAGCATCGCCAAATTTTTTTCTGTGGGTGAGTTTTACTCTCAAGATGATTGCATCTAGATATGATTTTTGTTCCTGCTCGGTCTAAATATCTCTCAAGCGGTTGTTTGTTACAAATGGATTTCACTATACAATTTTTGCTTTACAAACCAATTGCTTGGGTTGTGTTGGGCGCATTGCAGCGCTGCATTGCTCAAAAGCTTCCTTGGATTCACTATCATGAGGTATCAGGTATATATTTTGACATATCCTTAGTTGCTCAACAGCTTCCTTGGCAATTCTGACTAGCGAATTACCAACATATTTAACGTATTTCATATGCAGTGTATGCACCTGTGAGAGGTGGATCAGGTTGGGTCGAACGAGTGGTAGATACACATATGAACCTAATTTAagtttatttcctttttctctctaGATCTACTTCAATTTGTTTGTATTTATTGGATTTCTGAGGTTTCTTTTGGCTGATTTTGCTTTACATTCGGGATAAATTGTCTCAAAAAGCTCGAATCCAGATTGGGCTCTATGAACAGAAAGATTTGAGGATCAAAGGCTTGAATCATTGTAAGTTTCTTATGCCTTACATCTGTTTATTTAACTTTCTGCTTTATTTCATGCTCagtgttaaattttttttctctctgatGATATTCGTAACAAAAGGCCTTTCATGGGTTTTAAGGGTTTTATAATCTTCAAAACTCTATGCATGTTAGCAACCAATTTATTGGGCATTTTACATGGCTATTAAGGAACTTTCTCTCTTAGATCAGGTATTCCTCTTCTTCGCGCTTTCCTCATTACTAGACTAAAGGGAATCGAAGGATTGAGTCCCATTTGCTTTTCTTTCTATGGAGTGAGGGAATCAAGGAATATTGGATGAAGGAGGTTCTGCTCCTGAAATTCAAACTCCTTCAAATAGCATTTTTGCTGCCCTTTCACAATATTGTATTGTCTATTAGTAAGTGAGTGTTGGAtggacaatatttttgttttggcaGATCATATAAGCTTCCAGTCCATGGAGAAATCCCTAAATTTTTACACAGACGGAACAATTGATCAAGTATCTACCACTCAATGAAATATGAGGAATTACTTCCAAATGTGGGGCAGGTTGGATAGTTTTATATGTTCATTTACCTTACGACTAAGTATATGTGGTCTTGCACATTAGAATAGTCTTCTGTAAGTCATTTCTTTGCTTCATAGTGTCAACGAAtgaaattttgatgatatttaaCATCTTAATAAGAAAGATTCCAGTTGCTATTTATTTGCAAAATCCTTTCGTAAGATTTATGAATCTTAAATACAAATTACATATCCTCTTATGTGAAATTCTACTGCTGACTTACAGCAACTATAGAAAGTAGGACATACTGGACATATCTTGACTAAAGGATCCACAAGCCAATGGCGACAATGCTCTTTTGTGGCCCTACTGGAGTTGGTAAAAATGAATTAGCAAAAGCTGCAATAACTTACAATGTTGATAATATTGTAAACATAGTAGTTTTTTAACAATgttgataatattttttacCCAATTATGGCttattctctctgttttttatgAGTTAATTTTATTCTATtgtgaggtttttttttccaaatttaggTTGCTTTGGAGCTTTGAACTTTAGGATGTTTTATGTGAGTTAATTTCAttatgttgtgatttttttACTTAATTCTCTTGCTCGGGGTTGCTTTGAAGCACTGGATCTTAAGTTGCTGGGATATGGCCCatgggtattttttttggtggtttAATTCTTCAAATGTTAATTGTTAAACTATCCATGTAAGTTCCAAGTATCAATCTTGCTGTATTCTACTTGTTTTCTGTGATTTTtaagtttttatatttttagtagTAGTTTCTTTAAGGTCTTGGGAACTTTAAGTATTAATTTTGCATTTGTTCTGCTAATTGCCAGTGACATGCGGATCCCATTTAtcttatgcttttttttttgttgagattGTTCTTGCTTTAGATTTTTAACTGGAGCTGCTTGAAAATCTTCATGATTGGAGCTGCTTGAAATTCTTCATGATTGTTGCTTGCTTTCATGATTTTTAACTGGATGTTTATCTCTAAAGGAAAGGTTGCTTCTTTGTCGATCTTAATTCTCTTGCAATACCAATATACATTTATTAGGGAAATATTGGGAATTCAGAGTATTGATTTGCTTTTTGGTTTGTTAATTGAGTTAATTTATATTCCGACAATGGATTGCAGCCCAGACTCCAGAACTCCATTATGTCCATATGATTCTTTGATTAGATTAGATTGTTGTAACATGCACGACATTTATGTTCTAAACTTGTGGATCTGGACATAAACCCTTTGAGAAAACGGGTACAAAGCATAAATTCGAGACACGCAATGCTTAGCATGATAATATAGATAATTATTGcaaattttagtggattttcaTTGTATTTCCACGAACAAGATGCTGCACCAAAATTACTGCCCTGCTCTATTTACTTATCATAGTTCACCAAAGGCCATACTTATTGTATTGTAAGCATGATTTGGTTGATGAACATAAACAATGTGAGGAGAAAGGAAAATCAACGTCTGTCTAACTGAACAAGGTTTATTTTTATGGATTAGTTTAGGTTTTCCATTGTCATCATTTTAAAGAGGAGCCCTTAATCATTCTGTACAAAATTGATTAATCCTATGTTAACCAATATCCAATTTTGAAAGCACCATAGAATGCCAAGAATACCAAAGAAAACTAACTACGAGGGAGAAGACGGAAAACAATCAGCCCAAGAAATAACCAATAAAAAACGTGTCCGCAAAGCGCGGGTTGGATGCTAGTGTTTTATATTGTTTTAGTTTATGTTTGTAAGTAAGCCACGTGGGCTAGCTAGTTCCAAAAAACTAGTTTGCATCTAAAAGCTTGTGTTTGTTCGTGTGTGGCTGTACTGTACTACAAATTGCAGACTGAATAGATGAATGTTCTCTCTGCAAGTTACAACCTTTGATCAGTTATTTATCTCTACTTCACTTCAGTTTGTTGTTTCGTGAATTTGTCTTGCTGTGTAAGGTTTAGCTAGCTGCTGACCTTGTTGTTGAACTTCTGAAGTGAAGATTGCAGGGTGCTGGAGTGTTGACAGTGTTTTCAGGTCAAGCCAGCTGCTGATCTTGGTGTTCTTGTGGTGCTAACAGACTAGTTGTCTAGCTCAGTTTCTTAGCTTGCGTTTACGGTATGATAAAACTGCAAAGTAATATGTAATGAAGGCGTTTCAATAGGTTGCTAAGTCCATCACCTCAGTCGCTATCAACAAATTAATGTGACCTTCCAATGATGCCAATGAAAATTAAATGCATGTAACCAAGTCGTTGGCTAAATATCATCATAACTTTGCAAGGGACATCAAAGTGGTTGGCTGCCTTGATTATCTTATACTTAAATGCATGTGGCTCCTCATAGAAGAAAGGATATTTTTGCACTCTGAGAAGCATAAAAACACAATTGACTATATTAGAAAACTTACTTACATGAACTTTCAATAGCGATTTTCCCAAAAAGATGATGAATTATAGTTTTAGTAGCAACTGGATTCTGCTGACACTTTTTCAAGGAATTCTTTTGCTCGGCTTGAGCTCTGACTTGCCATTGGCGGCGGCACTACCAACTTCTGCAAATGAGACTGACCTATCAGCTTTACTTGATTTCAAGAATATGATAGTTCAAGATCCAAACCAAGTAATGAGCTTATGGAAGGATTCAATCCATTTCTGCAACTGGGTTGGTGTCACCTGCAGTTCATCTAATGGAAGAATCATACATTTGAACCTCGCATCTCGCCGGCTAGGTGGGCCTATACCACGTTCTATAGGGAACCTCACATACCTTACTAGACTCAACATTGCAAACAACAGCTTTCATGGCGAAATTCCGCAAGAAATGGGACGTCTGTTGCGCCTGGAGAAGGTAAATATGAGTTACAATAACTTTGGTGGAAATATTCCTGCTAATCTTACTCATTGTTCAGAACTAAGGGAATTTGATATAATGTTCAATGATCTTGTGGGGAGGATCCCTGACCAGCTTAGTACCTTGTCAAACTTAGTTGTTCTGAATCTGGGGGCCAATAACGTTACTGGAAATATCCCAGCTTGGATAGGGAACTTCTCTTCTCTGCTAGGTCTTTCCCTTCCACTGAATAATTTCCAAGGAAGCATACCTGCTGAACTTGCCAATATTCCGAACTTGGGTTTTTTACAGGTTTATGGAAACAATCTGTCTGGTATGATCCCTTCATCAATTTATAATATTTCTTCCTTGTACTATTTCTCTGTTGCTCAAAACCAACTGCACGGTCATTTGCCTCCTGATGTTGGCCTTGCACTTCCTAAGCTGAGGATATTTGCTGGTGGGGTTAATAGTTTTACAGGACCTATCCCTGAGTCATTGTCAAATGCTTCCGGACTTGAGGTGCTCGATTTTGCGGAAAATGGTCTAACTGGGACAATTCCTGGAAACCTTGGGAACTTAAAAAACTTAGTTAGACTCAACTTCGATGATAATACCCTCGGAGATGGAAAGATTGGTGACTTGAGTTTTCTAAGTAATTTGTCTAATTGTACTAGGCTTCGAGTATTGGGTCTTGCATATAATCGTTTTGGAGGAGAACTGCCTAGTTCCATAGCAAACCTTTCAAGTCAGTTAAGAATTTTAACTTTGGGTCAGAATCTTCTCCATGGAAGCATGCCTTCTGGAATTGAGAAGCTTACTGAATTGACCAATTTGTGGTTGCAAGGAGCCAATTTGAGCGGGAGTCTACCTGAGGTCATTGGAAACCTTCACAAATTAGAGGGTTTATTCTTGAATTATAACAGGTTTTCAGGGTTAATCCCATCCTCTCTAGGTAACTTGACTAAATTGACTCGGCTTTTCATGGAAGAAAATAGACTTGAAGGAAGCATACCTTCAAGTCTTGGAAATTGCAGAAGTTTGCAGACTGTCAATTTTTCAAGTAATAATCTTGAGGGCACCAAACCCAGGCAGGTCATTGGCCTTTCTtccctttcaatttctttggaCATGTCTCACAATTCTTTGACTGGTTCTCTTCCACCTGAAGTGGGCAACTTGAAGAATATCATGGAACTGGACCTCTCTTATAACAGATTATCAGGTCGAATTCCCAGCAGTCTTGGCAGTTGTATTAGTTTGGAACATCTGCATTTGGAAGGTAACATGTTTAATGGAACAGTACCTCAATCTTTGGAA
The window above is part of the Tripterygium wilfordii isolate XIE 37 chromosome 3, ASM1340144v1, whole genome shotgun sequence genome. Proteins encoded here:
- the LOC119988334 gene encoding putative receptor-like protein kinase At3g47110, translated to MIVQDPNQVMSLWKDSIHFCNWVGVTCSSSNGRIIHLNLASRRLGGPIPRSIGNLTYLTRLNIANNSFHGEIPQEMGRLLRLEKVNMSYNNFGGNIPANLTHCSELREFDIMFNDLVGRIPDQLSTLSNLVVLNLGANNVTGNIPAWIGNFSSLLGLSLPLNNFQGSIPAELANIPNLGFLQVYGNNLSGMIPSSIYNISSLYYFSVAQNQLHGHLPPDVGLALPKLRIFAGGVNSFTGPIPESLSNASGLEVLDFAENGLTGTIPGNLGNLKNLVRLNFDDNTLGDGKIGDLSFLSNLSNCTRLRVLGLAYNRFGGELPSSIANLSSQLRILTLGQNLLHGSMPSGIEKLTELTNLWLQGANLSGSLPEVIGNLHKLEGLFLNYNRFSGLIPSSLGNLTKLTRLFMEENRLEGSIPSSLGNCRSLQTVNFSSNNLEGTKPRQVIGLSSLSISLDMSHNSLTGSLPPEVGNLKNIMELDLSYNRLSGRIPSSLGSCISLEHLHLEGEIPGFFSNFSTLRHLNLSNNGFEGEVSNEGIFANLTVISIDGNDKLCGGIPELLLPTCSRTRHRISLSTKAVIAVTISAASILGLLCSLAIFCALKTKGERSTAPHSKESQSDLSYEELMKSTNGFSMENLIGSGSFGSVYKGILPGYRKPVAVKVLNLQQQGALKSFVDECNALRSIRHRNLLKVITSCSSIDRQGHEFKALVLEFMSNGNLDQWLHPILDVQYQAKKLSLIQRLDIAIDVAAALDYLHHHCHTPIVHCDLKPSNVLLNEDMTAHVGDFGLTRFLSEASKDQTFSIGLKGSIGYIPPEYGVGSKISLQGDTYSYGILLLELFTGKRPTDDMFKNNMRIHEFVAMALPDHVMEIADPTMLVGGENDDEMENEDDREEKAMYNRYEAQASTRSKVEECLVSVMRIGLSCSETSPGNRIPMNAVVNKLGAIKSSFLVSKDSNRRRT